The following coding sequences are from one Bacteroidales bacterium window:
- a CDS encoding polyprenyl synthetase family protein, whose protein sequence is MEDISPSQYLHELQKKFQIELEKIDLNYEPRELYEPIQYALKNGGKRLRPLLVLLAADFFNARFDDAMNAAIAVEIFHNFTLVHDDIMDRADLRRGQPSVFKKYGLNSAILSGDTMFAHAYKYVTKISEEKLVGALKIFNQISIQVCEGQQMDMNFEERKRIELNEYLKMIELKTAVVIGGCLKLGAFLGESNEDTLDLLYNLGLHIGLLFQIQDDWMDVYGDEVSFGKKKGNDIIDAKKTILYVLATKSLTSNELEQFIRLYHNRNILETEKIELVKHYFNRLNIEEKVFRLLDSYRENALNLVHQLDLASDKKNIFVYLLNFIFNRKY, encoded by the coding sequence ATGGAAGACATTTCTCCTTCACAATACTTGCATGAACTACAAAAAAAATTTCAGATTGAGCTGGAAAAAATAGATCTCAACTACGAACCACGTGAGCTATACGAACCCATTCAATATGCACTAAAAAATGGAGGAAAACGCTTAAGACCTCTTTTGGTACTTTTAGCAGCAGATTTTTTCAATGCTCGTTTCGATGATGCTATGAATGCAGCAATTGCAGTAGAAATATTTCATAATTTTACTCTTGTCCATGACGATATTATGGATCGGGCCGATCTTAGGAGAGGTCAGCCATCTGTCTTTAAGAAATATGGGTTAAATTCCGCTATCCTTTCTGGTGATACCATGTTTGCTCATGCTTATAAATATGTTACCAAGATTTCTGAAGAAAAGTTAGTTGGAGCTTTGAAAATTTTCAATCAAATATCTATTCAAGTCTGTGAAGGGCAGCAAATGGATATGAATTTCGAGGAAAGAAAAAGGATCGAACTAAATGAATACTTGAAGATGATTGAGCTAAAAACAGCTGTAGTAATTGGTGGATGTTTAAAATTAGGTGCATTTCTTGGAGAAAGCAATGAGGACACACTAGATTTGTTGTATAACTTAGGTCTTCATATTGGTTTATTGTTTCAAATTCAGGATGATTGGATGGATGTATATGGCGATGAGGTTTCTTTTGGCAAGAAAAAAGGTAATGATATTATTGATGCAAAAAAAACTATTTTGTACGTCTTGGCAACTAAATCGCTGACTAGCAATGAATTAGAACAATTTATACGACTTTATCATAACAGAAACATTCTTGAAACTGAAAAAATTGAACTTGTCAAACATTATTTCAATCGTCTAAATATCGAAGAAAAGGTTTTTCGTCTTCTAGATTCATACCGTGAAAATGCATTGAACCTTGTTCATCAATTGGATCTTGCTAGTGATAAAAAAAATATCTTTGTATATTTGCTTAATTTTATTTTTAATAGAAAATATTAA
- a CDS encoding NAD-dependent epimerase/dehydratase family protein, translating into MIYVLLTGGAGFIGSSLAEKLLEHPDIFLVIADNLTTGSIQKVPQHPRCVFKKIDVNNFEEIASLFYYYPFEYVFHYAATVGVQRTLQNPIKVLNDLHGIENILRISRCARVKRIFFSSSSEVYGEPVEFPQNEETTPLNSRLPYAIVKNASEAFLKAYYKEYGLRYTIFRFFNTYGPKQSTDFVISRFINLALKNEPLTIHGDGSQTRTFCYIDDNVDATYNVFLSVLKNPNTDNHIINIGNDSEISILDLAKLIIRLTNSASSLKFLPPLPEGDMTRRLPDITKMKEFLQRPLISLEQGINYILENPIFILNM; encoded by the coding sequence ATGATTTATGTTTTGTTGACTGGAGGGGCTGGATTTATAGGAAGTTCCCTTGCTGAAAAACTCCTTGAACATCCTGATATTTTTTTAGTCATTGCAGATAATCTTACCACCGGGTCTATTCAGAAGGTGCCTCAACATCCACGTTGTGTTTTTAAAAAGATAGATGTCAATAATTTTGAAGAAATTGCTTCTTTATTTTATTACTACCCTTTTGAGTATGTTTTCCATTATGCAGCTACAGTTGGAGTACAGCGTACGCTCCAAAACCCTATCAAGGTGCTTAATGATCTACACGGGATTGAAAATATTCTTCGAATTTCAAGGTGTGCACGAGTAAAACGCATTTTTTTCAGTAGTAGTTCGGAAGTTTATGGTGAACCTGTAGAATTCCCTCAGAATGAAGAAACTACTCCGTTAAATTCGAGGTTGCCTTATGCCATCGTTAAAAATGCTTCAGAAGCTTTTCTCAAAGCCTATTACAAAGAATACGGGTTACGCTATACGATCTTTCGATTTTTCAATACATATGGGCCTAAGCAAAGTACAGATTTTGTCATTAGCAGGTTTATAAATCTTGCCCTTAAGAACGAACCCTTGACTATCCATGGTGACGGGAGTCAAACGAGAACTTTTTGCTACATAGATGACAATGTAGATGCAACATACAATGTGTTTTTATCAGTCTTGAAAAACCCTAACACAGACAATCACATTATTAATATTGGCAACGATAGTGAAATATCGATCCTAGATTTAGCTAAATTGATCATACGACTGACAAATTCTGCTTCTTCTTTGAAATTTTTGCCTCCTTTACCAGAAGGCGACATGACTAGGAGATTACCGGATATAACCAAAATGAAAGAATTTCTCCAGCGTCCTTTAATTTCTTTGGAACAAGGAATAAATTATATTTTAGAAAATCCTATTTTCATTTTAAACATGTAA
- a CDS encoding response regulator transcription factor has translation MDKIKVLLVDDHQLYCEGMQALSKYSNVIDIYDICQNPIDFLNRLKRGEKPEVVLMDVNMPEMNGIQTTEKALEIHPDLKIIALSMHREDYYVEKMLTAGIKGYVLKNISFQELEKAIQFVYADKNYFSQELFEQIVNMIKFPQKSEDKECPFSDREIEIIKLICQGYTNQEIADKLFISARTVDVHRSNILKKANVRNTAQLVTYAIKNGYFTIDDYNDEILLQVQEKRKKKRDEY, from the coding sequence ATGGATAAAATAAAAGTTTTATTGGTTGATGATCATCAATTATATTGTGAAGGAATGCAAGCCCTTTCGAAGTATTCTAACGTAATTGATATCTACGATATTTGTCAAAATCCCATTGATTTTCTCAATCGCTTAAAACGTGGTGAGAAGCCAGAAGTTGTACTTATGGACGTCAATATGCCAGAAATGAATGGGATTCAGACCACAGAAAAAGCATTGGAAATTCATCCAGATTTAAAAATCATAGCTTTATCTATGCATAGGGAAGATTATTATGTCGAAAAAATGTTAACAGCAGGAATCAAAGGATATGTTCTAAAAAATATTTCTTTTCAGGAATTGGAAAAAGCAATCCAGTTTGTATATGCAGATAAGAATTACTTCAGTCAGGAATTATTCGAACAAATCGTAAATATGATTAAATTCCCTCAAAAATCTGAGGACAAAGAATGTCCTTTTTCAGATAGAGAGATTGAAATTATAAAACTCATTTGTCAAGGCTATACCAATCAAGAAATTGCAGATAAATTATTTATCAGTGCCAGAACCGTCGATGTTCATCGCAGCAACATACTTAAAAAGGCAAACGTTCGAAACACAGCTCAATTAGTAACATATGCTATAAAAAATGGATATTTTACCATTGATGACTACAATGATGAAATTCTTCTTCAAGTCCAAGAGAAGCGAAAAAAAAAGCGTGATGAATATTAG
- a CDS encoding T9SS type A sorting domain-containing protein encodes MKKLFYSIVVVMILWLLAFGQGNVKRFSSMPLKTMNVPCLDSSYYWIGANFSLLFQKMIVSARVPNASPFLEAERKYLQYDTINNQWHYYSKTNFTYFGTHSGAPEESRLERPWSLAINAWDDTLYYIKYTGKYNYQIPYPIQIITKQIQGNYNYPTSQFTYKTKDVYTLINDSCPSQHISYNYNLSTQVYDPTQKRIFSYDANNNLTSITYQFYDINTSQFTNSFKELYSFNGNLLQQSISQFWDGTNWVNTNKTINIYDSNNRIIKRFYLNWNTNVWDSSFKQLFYYNPAVDSSIAYSWNVGTNTWDPNYKHANFYNSQGQTLFFIYYGWNGTSWYEVNKVTYSYDAQGNLIQMLTQVWDGTQLVNNYKTNNYYTGSNLDSTISFYWDNVLTTWIPTYKGLYSYGTLNEIIIEKYYDYDNVNNQWVENSKYQHFYHMVDISTIPALIKDESFFIYPNPTSNFLIISFKEELSIDRFIIRDAKGKVILSQEYNSRQLDIQQLSSGLYYLSIITKDKQILTKPFIKQ; translated from the coding sequence ATGAAAAAGTTATTTTATTCAATCGTCGTAGTCATGATCTTATGGCTTTTAGCCTTTGGTCAGGGCAATGTAAAGCGTTTCAGTTCTATGCCTTTGAAAACTATGAATGTTCCCTGTCTTGACTCCAGCTATTACTGGATAGGTGCTAATTTTAGTCTTTTGTTTCAAAAAATGATTGTAAGTGCAAGAGTTCCCAATGCAAGTCCATTTTTAGAAGCTGAAAGAAAATATCTTCAGTATGACACCATCAATAATCAATGGCATTACTATAGCAAAACTAATTTTACTTATTTTGGAACCCATTCAGGAGCCCCTGAAGAGAGCAGGCTAGAAAGACCCTGGAGCCTGGCCATAAATGCATGGGATGATACTCTTTATTACATCAAATATACGGGTAAATATAACTATCAGATTCCATATCCTATTCAAATAATAACTAAGCAAATCCAAGGAAATTACAATTATCCTACAAGTCAATTTACTTATAAAACAAAAGATGTTTATACATTAATCAATGATTCTTGCCCTTCACAACATATTAGTTATAATTATAATTTATCAACTCAGGTGTATGACCCTACACAAAAAAGAATCTTTTCGTACGACGCCAATAATAATCTTACAAGCATTACCTATCAATTCTACGATATAAATACTTCTCAATTTACGAATAGTTTTAAAGAACTTTATTCCTTTAATGGTAACCTCCTTCAACAAAGCATAAGTCAATTTTGGGATGGCACCAATTGGGTAAACACTAACAAAACAATTAATATATACGATTCAAACAATAGGATAATTAAAAGATTCTATCTGAACTGGAATACCAATGTTTGGGATAGCTCCTTCAAGCAACTGTTTTACTACAATCCAGCTGTTGATTCTTCCATTGCTTATAGTTGGAATGTAGGTACCAACACCTGGGATCCTAACTACAAACATGCTAATTTTTACAATTCACAGGGTCAAACTCTATTTTTTATCTACTACGGATGGAATGGAACTTCATGGTACGAAGTAAATAAAGTTACTTATTCTTATGACGCCCAAGGAAATCTTATACAAATGCTGACACAAGTATGGGATGGGACTCAGCTTGTCAATAACTATAAAACTAATAATTATTATACTGGTTCAAACTTAGATTCTACCATATCATTCTATTGGGATAATGTTTTAACCACGTGGATTCCTACTTATAAGGGTTTATATTCTTATGGTACTTTAAATGAAATTATCATTGAAAAATATTATGATTATGATAATGTTAACAATCAATGGGTTGAGAATTCGAAGTATCAACATTTTTACCATATGGTAGACATCTCGACAATTCCTGCATTGATTAAAGATGAAAGTTTTTTCATATATCCAAATCCAACCAGCAATTTTCTTATTATATCTTTTAAAGAAGAGCTTTCTATCGATCGATTTATCATAAGAGATGCAAAAGGTAAAGTAATACTAAGCCAAGAGTATAATTCTCGTCAGCTTGACATTCAACAACTGTCTTCAGGCTTGTATTATTTAAGCATCATAACGAAAGATAAGCAAATCTTGACAAAGCCATTTATTAAACAATAA